The stretch of DNA CATCATAACCAGGGCAGTGCAGAAGCCTTGTCTGCACTGTCGCTGCAGGAACTCAAAGATGCTGTGACAAGGAAGCCAGAGCAGCGCTATCCTTCTGAAGTTGCAGCCTCACGCACCGCACCAAGGGGGAGATATGCAAGGTAAAGATCATAGCCTCTCTGTCCATCCACCTTTTGCATTTCTATTTAGTCCCAAGTTCTCATTTCTTGAAAGAAAGTATGTAAACATGATTGTTCACAGTTTGCTCCCTTCAAAATATCAACTACACTGACCAAATGGTTACAGTTTTTGCACTTTCAATTTAATGATCTACCTGATTTTACAAGCTGCATTGATGGTGGGAAAATACCATTATCTGAAGTGCAATAAAATATGCAGCCTTGTAATCATCCGTGTATTGCTGCTATGAGCTCATGTCCTCACCCTGTTCCCCACAGGGCAAGCAGCTATTGAGACCCAAATAATGGATGAAAACTGTGGGCACCTATTGAATCCAAAGTTTCGTACCTGAATTTACAGGAAACCCAGATTTTTCTGAAGTTCAGTGATCTGAGGTGTCTGGTAACATGACTCTGCATATGGTTGGTAGTAATTTTGTATTAACCAAATAATTGATCAAACATCTGGTGGATCATTTATCGCATGAAAGAAGTATAAATCACAAATGAGCTATTAATTTTTGCCTCAACCATTTTTTTCATAATTAGGGATTTGATACATAGGACTTGATACTCGTTTTGTTATGACATAGGAGTAATGCAGGTTGGGCATCGAAGGGAAGGAGTACTCCTGAAGGCTACAACAGGGAGGAACATACTTGGCGGTTTGAATACCCTTACCTCCCAGGAACAAGCCCAAGCAGCATGGTACGTGCGTATAGAGCTAATTTTAAAGCTCCAGTTGTGGTCCATCCACCGAAAAAGAAGAAATCTCCAGAGGAAAGGAATGCGGCCTGAGAAAGAAAAAACATGCAGAATGAAAGGGCCTCACTGCATGATGTCCAGACAGCCTTGCATAAATATAACAGAGCAAACAACACAATGGTACGCTGCTATCTCTTCTGTTCGTCTCTCTTTGGAAATTGCCATCTGAAGTTTGAATATTCAAATTAATTACACTCTTTCATGCTATTTTCAGTTTGAGCTGGACGAGATAACAGTGAAGTATCTGTTTTTTGAGTTTGGCAGGGCTTGCTATCATTACAACTTCACAGCTAAACCTGACAACCATCCCTCTGCTGGTGGCAGTATTAATCGTTTCTTCGCTGATATTAATTGTCCTCTTGAGATTAAGGATGATGTATTGCTATGCTGTATTATTGGGGAGAAAGATGCAGGTATGGTTCATTCTCAAGCTTTGTAAATATTTTTCTGATTCTTCCTAAATGTTTTTATTGACTCTTGTCCTGAGTTAATGTTCCGTGCCTCAACAATTCTTCCTTGAAACAACATTTTGACCTCTTTTACAACAAGCAGCCTTGGTATGATTAAATAATGTCTTGAAACCTCGTAGAAGGATGTCAAATATTGGGCAATTACTAACCATGAAATAAATGCTGTCACTTTCCATACTGCACCAACCCAATCAATAAATCAAGCAATTGAGCACATTTGGAATTGATTTCTTAGTCCTGACTGTAGTAATATCCTGTAATATATTCAACTTTACTTGGATTACCTAAGTATGATCTGATCAATGAAGGCATTATAGTACTCAATTTAGGTCTGCTGCAATTTTTATTTATTTCTTAAAATTTAGCTAACTCCCTAACAATTTTAGGTCAATGCCATGCCTGCGAGGGTTATCGGCCTACGATGGTTCACCCGTCAAGTCGTGCGTATGGTGGAGGTTATACTACAGCTATTGATTATCCTGATGAGGACAGCTCAAGCTCAGATAGTGACCACTAGTGTCTTGTGAGAGCTCCCTCGGTGCCTGTTAGCATCTTGTGACAGCCGGAGTTAGCTCCAACAATAGTGGCTAGGTTTGGCTATGTTAATGGTCCTCGATTTTTCAGAGGTGTTTCCAATGAATTTGTTTCGGAAATGATTTCGTCCGATCATCCGAGACGATCAGCTGTGGCGGATGACGTGTGCCAGACTGCCACACGCTTGCAGCAAGCAACTGCACAAATGTGAGCCTCCAGGCCGGTTCATCCTGAGTGGACCAACAAACTCCATCTCATCCTGAGTGGCTTTGTTTCTTTGCGCATCGTCAATCGCAAATGTGCATTGTCTTAATTACCTCTGCGAAGAGCAgcacttttttttttttactcgATGATAAGAACAACCGGTTTCTATTTTAACAGACACCAACTCATCAATTCAGCACGATGCTGAAATCTGAGATGACAACAAAACTGTCATTTGGATCTCACGTGGCATGATTAGCAAGTTTAAAGATCTAAATGTGCATTTTAAAAGTTTAGGAACCAGAATGACATTTCGACCAAGTTTAAGGATCGGTGGTATATTTTGGTATATTTTACTGAAGATAAAACTAACCTCTTACACTTTGGAAAGGGGGAATATTTTAAACGACTGATATAATAGAATATGCCTATGGGAAAAGGGAGGCTGCCATACTCGGTTGTACTTTCAAAAAATGATGGAATCCAACATTTATGGATGGAAGCAGACTGGATCCGAAAAATCATTTCCCATATTTTTATCTATATTTAAACATGAATATCAATGCAACTTTGATATCTTTTGATACTAACACAAATCAAAATATTTGAATCTATATCAAAATATAAGGGATTTTGAGTTTGCCCTAAGTCAAACTATTGCACGTTTGACCAAGTTTACATAAAAGAGCAATGATACTGATGATATCAAATGAGCATGATTGGAGCCACTGTGAAATATATTTTCCTATTTTACTGGATTGATACGGTAGATGTTAATACCTTCACTATAAACTTAgttaaaataaaaaagaattCGTACCTGTATTTTCTATTTGTATGGTGTCGCCATAATCAACCAATGGAATATCCACCCTCCCATGAGGACACCACATTTTCCTTAAATAGCAAGGACCTATGTATTCAAGTGTTCAAGAAGTTTGATTTAGAACAAACTCAGAATCTCTCATATTTCATGACGAGGTTCAGATTGATAGACCGTGAATATTCTAAAGTTTTAGTGGCAAATAACGGACAATAATTTTAAGTAAAAGGAAAATTAAATGACGGCAACTCAATATAGGTATGCATGTAATTGTTCATGCATATGATAAGTCACGGCTTGACAGAATGCAAAACAATGTATCATTAAGTTATATATTGTCCAGCAGTGTATTCTAACATTGTCATAATGAATTTAGCATAACAATGTATCATTAATGCATTTTTTTTGAGTTCCAATGAGTTTAGCAGTTCCAAATAATGTGGCATAATGGAAATTTTTATTGACAGACGAATCCAGATCGATGGGTCAATCGATCGATGGAGGACATATATAGACGCAACTAATAatacgcaaaaaaaaaaaatgaacACTGCTGGGACGGACTACAAATTAAAATAGACGACGACGGGCTCCTTGGGGTTCCATTGGCAGCCAGCAACGGCGGCTCCTTGTTGATCAATCACTTCATGGTGTTACTGTTGGGGTTGAGCCTGGCGGCGAACTCCTCGTCGCTGCTGACGTTGCAGAACTTCTTGCAGTTGCTGGTGCAGCCCGCCTTGCCCTCCTGCTGGCTCTGTATCATGCAGGACTCGTAGCACTGGAGGGGGCAGTCCTTGTCGGCGGCGGAGCGCGCCATGATCTGCTCCATCTCGACGCAGACCTCCTTGCACGAGCCCGGGCAGTCGGGCTCCTCCTTCCGCGCGACGCACTCGCTGACGCAGGACTGGTTGCAGTCGAACTGGGACGAGCTGAACTGCGCCGACGCCGGCGACGACATCAAGGCgaccaaggcggcggcggcgacaagCAGCCCCGCCGCGACGACCGTCGTGCTGCTCCGGGACATGGTGTTGGTTGTTTCAAAGCTAGCTCCGATGGTTGGGCGCGCGCGGTTGACGGGGACCTGTGTGTTGTGTTTGGCAGGGTGCCGGTGGCATGAGTGCGTAGTGCTTATATAGGGCAGGGTACGTCCGACCGTAGGTTGTGAGGCCATGAGTGTCTCGCGGGCTACCTGTACGTGTTGCTACTGCATGTCGGAAGGAGGACTGGTCACAAGCAAAGCAATCATGTCTACAATTAGATTAGGAGGTAGCTGTGTTTCTTTGTGGTCAGCTCTGGTCTCTGGAGTTGCGCTCATCAGCTTCCATGTCTGGAACTAACTTGTGTGCTGTGTGCATTCGAGTTACAAGATCGAGGAGTAAACATAACTTCCAAAATCACAAATAAAATCTAGTTGGATAAGTTGTATTGCCTCCCTAAGCAGCACCAGCCGGTGATTATTGATCAAAAGGCACTTAACTTCAGTGCAGAGACCAGATTAAAAGAGTCGCTTTCCAACTGAATCCTTGTCATAACCTGAGCTGAGATGCCTGTTAACCCCGCTAGACAAGTTTGAGCCTGTGCACAAAAAGCATCATGAACTGATTCTAATCGCCCTGCTCCCACCATTACTGCAGCACCATCCTTATCGCTTATAATGAAGTCTATCCCACCTACTAGAGATTTTTGCTCCATCAAGAAAGCGCCATCAATTTTGACTTTTAGAACTTTTGGAGGTGGATTCCATATATATCTTTGCTTTTCTGTGGTGCTTCTCATTTGGTTTCTCTAACATAAGTTCTTTCTTGATGCGCTACTTCTTCCATTGTTCTTCTTTGTTCACCTGCATTAACTTTGTTTCTTGCATCCCACCACGACTACATTAGGATGACTATTTGCTATTCTCCTCCATTATGGGTGTTGATGCAAAAAATTTGCAGATTTATTTATGGAAGCTGATGGACCTCAAAGAGGTTTATTCAGGTCAAAACAGTCAAGGATCCCCGTCAAAGGTGACGCGGCAATCCGTCAAAGCTGGCGCGAGGTGTGGCTTGAAGCAGTTCGGATCGGATTTGGACATGACGTCAGTAGAAAATCTAGGAGTCCGATCTCTCTTGAGGATATCTTGTAAATATGGTAGATTTAGCTGTTTTCTTTTTTGTTCAAGTTTATTTAGTCGTGACAAGTTAGGAGCTTTAGCCTCAGGATATAAATACCAGACCTTAGTGTTTTGTAAAGGAAGGATCATCATCAAATACAACTTTTTTCAGCACTTTACCAAAAACCCTAGGAGTAGAAGTAAAGTAGATCTCGGCGACTTCTTCAATAAGTAAGCTCATTTTATCAGattatctaggctttaattactgGCGTATCGCTGTAATTTCGTCTAGTTTAATCTACCAAGTTGTTATCGATCTCTATCAAATTCTTATAAGACTGCATTGTTTGATCTCTTGCTAGTTCTTAATAAATTTCACAATTTATCTAGTGGTAATTATCAGGTCATCGGCTTTATTTAACCTTTCTAGTAGAGATCCCATAGCCGATCTATCCTTTAGTTATCGCTTTTACCAACAAGTTGTTCACGATCTTGAACTTTGTTGCGGCAGTTGGATCGACTGATTCGCTTGGTCCGTTGTCGTTATCTCAAGCTATCTCGGTTAAGTCCGATCCTTGAGTAATGATGCTGGATCGAGTCCTATCGGTTAGATCTACCGGCCGCGGTCAATGATGGCAATGATCGGGATGGCTTGACGGTTTCAATCGGCCTCGTGGCCGATCATGAGCTTAACGCTAAGAATAAATTCCAGCATAATTCAATATATCGGTTAGTTACACTCGGTTTGTCGCCCTGCTGTTAGCGCTGTCTCAGTTAAGTCCGATCCGACTAACGGTGACGGTAGATCTAGTCTGATTAAATGTGTGTCTTTAATTATAAAGTTTTTATTTCTTAATCCTGCTTCATCGTAGAATCGGCTTTGCTGCCGATGCGTGGTCATATGTATCGGACGTTCTGGCCGATGCGCTCCTTGGAACTATTAGGAACTCTAGCCGATACGTTCCTATTAAATTTTTTTCCATTATCAATTACTGGTTAAATTGACTGGCACGTCCTGAACCCGATTTGCAGGACCTTTACTGGAGGTAAGCAGATGCTCCCAGGCCTTAGTGTATCGTGCTCCGCAACATTCACCGTCCGATTTTTATAGTCTATTACCTGCCTTGCAGTTTTGAGGTCTGCTAACTTCAGCCTCACGCATTTGAGGTTCATCAACCGCCAGCATTTGCGCACAAATTTACACTTAAAAAAGCAGTTGATCAGAGCTGAGGGAGACACACGGAGGGGGTTGTAaaggggcttccaatccatcttCTACAAGATTGTTAAATCATGTAACATACAGCCGTCTAGGCCTGTCTATCTTAACCATGCATTGCAGTCTACCAACCTCCCACCAAAGAACGTCCTTCAACATTTTTATTACAATTGATCTAACAATCTAAAATCTGTGTTTCAACATTTTGAATAGGCTAATTCAACGTATCATGGGGGATTAGGATACACTGCACTACGCCACCTCACCAGGTTGCCCCCTGCCTGATACATCCTTCAACATTCTCTTACAACTGATTCGTGGACTCAACATTTCACAAAAGGTCAGGTGCAATACACTACTTCTTCCCCCTTATGCTCTCCCACCTTATCTTAACCATCTATTTACCATAGCACAAATCTCAAACCGTGAAAGATGCATAAGCTAAGTTACTGTGGATGCATGACCGATAGGAAATCTGGGTTGAAAAAGGTGTTCTACCACAGTGGGCCTGCCGAATCTTTTTTGGGATCTCTCTCGGGCCGCTCGTATTTGTGTCCTGGTATGGGCGAAAATGCTAGTCCAGTTAGCAAGCGTTGCGCCCATGGCCCCCTTCAGGCCGGAATTGCTGCCTACGCTTGCGACAAGACAACAAGTAGTGCACATTGCCAATGAGGACACACGAACCGTCAAACAGAGCATGGGGAACGGCCAGATGCCTATAAATTCATAACTTGTCACATGAAGAATCAGCCCAGCCTACATAAATATTAGGAGCATACTACAGCCCACCAAACATGGGAAAAATGGGCCAGCGAACTTGTTTCACCGACGCAAGTGTATTTTTGCGCAATGTCATTTGCCACTTTTTTTCCGTCCCGCGACTGATTTTAAGCCCCCATCAGCCTATCATCCTATTGGGCTGGTAATATAACATggaaaaaataaaacaaaaaagaTAATGCAAGGAAGTGCTCAAACCAGGATCTACAAACTGTTGCAACAAGCAACACTTTGCACCATTGCACTACCACAAAGTAAGAATGGCAACGGATCAGGTTCGGATCGGGTGGACTGTCTGGGCACCCGAAACCGAAACCCAAACCTTAAACCCGAATCCGCTCCGAACATCGATTTGGGTAAAAATCCATACCTAAACTCGAAACCCGCAGATCATCGAAACCCAACGGATAATTCAAaacctgattttttttttttacaaacCAGCAAAGCAAAGACAACACAAGAGAACAAGAGCAAGGAAGTAGCTTGcaaataaatatagataaattatTTCTCCAAGTTACAAAATTATAGACCATGAAAGTAGAAGTAAAAGCATCAACGGAACAAGATCATATGTCCAGACCATGTTGTCCAGATTTCAGAATACGTAGTCACACACAGTTGAGATTATTACAAACGGAGTAACACCACACAGGGAGAAGCACTCCAAGTTCAATACAAGTGCAAAACAACACAAATCAACATCCATAGTCCTCTAAACAAATAACAGTAGGCCTCCAAACAAATAGCATTTTCATTCATCAATTATGGTGGAATCATCTTCATCCTGTGAAATAAAAATAGAGAGAGAGTAGCTCATTACTTAAATGTTCAACACATTGTAATTTCACAAGTTCAATACATAAGCAAATAACAGCAATACCATTTCTTCATCTTTTTCATCAAGACAAGTCATCAAAGCACCAACAAAAGTAGACTGAGACTCTGCATTGATACAGTATTCACAAATTAGTACTATAACTTATATGGAACGAGACCACGTACTTATAGAAATTACACTTACCTAACATGTCAGCATGAGACCATGCTTGCATACACATAAGTGCTTCAATCACTGATGGGGCAAGCCTACTACGATGTGGACTAATTATTTTTCCACTAGTGCTAAAGACTGACTCGGATGCCATCGTTGTCACAGGAATAGTAAGGACATCACGTGCAATTTTTTGTAATGTTGGGTATTTCAGCTTTGTATGTTGCCACCACTGAATGATATCCATCTCTTGTGTCCTAGGCAGCAGGGGCTCTTCCAAGTACAAATCTAACTCTCTTCACACATAAGTGGAGGTCACAGCTGGCTGCTTGGACATGTAATCATCAAAAGTGTCAATCCAATCCTCATCGTCCATCTGAGTAGGAGCACTAGGTCTAGTTTCAGCACCATCTGTTGTAGCAACATCCTCCATAGAATCTTGGTAATCCAAAACCAGATTGTACAGCAAATCTTTCACTTTGTTGACAGCTTCCAAAGCAACACTTTCTAACCCATAAATTTTAAGGAAAATAGCACTCAACGGTTGCAATTTATACCTAGGATCTAGGACAGCAGCATTAGCCATCAAAACATGCACATCTGACCAATACTTATTGAACTTTTCTTTCATTTTAATAGACATTTCTTCTACCATAGGTATATCACTACTTTGCCACTTCCTAATTGCCAAAAAAATATTGCATATTTTGGGGAAGAAAAGGTTGGCTGTGACATATCTAGTGCCTGACAGTAGCTCAGTTACATCATGGAACATCTTTAACCTACCACAAAGCTCTCTAGCAAACTTCCAATCATCTTCAGATGGAACACATGGAGCATGAGAAGCAAGGCACTCAAAAATATCTTGGTAAGTTAGTGTAGTACTAAGCATAATATAAGTTGAGTTCCATCTAGTTTTACAATCAAGAGCAATTCTTTTTTCATATTTTCCTTTCATTTGTGCTGCTATTTTCTCAAATTTCTCATATATTTTAGGAGTGGCTGACCAATATGCAACACTATCACGCACCTTATCAATTCCCTTATCCATGACACTCATTCCATCTTTCACAATCAGATTTAAAATATGTGCAGCACAATGCATATGAATTAATTTGGC from Panicum hallii strain FIL2 chromosome 3, PHallii_v3.1, whole genome shotgun sequence encodes:
- the LOC112886340 gene encoding uncharacterized protein LOC112886340 isoform X2, with protein sequence MQGVMQVGHRREGVLLKATTGRNILGGLNTLTSQEQAQAAWYVRIELILKLQLWSIHRKRRNLQRKGMRPEKEKTCRMKGPHCMMSRQPCINITEQTTQWACYHYNFTAKPDNHPSAGGSINRFFADINCPLEIKDDVLLCCIIGEKDAGQCHACEGYRPTMVHPSSRAYGGGYTTAIDYPDEDSSSSDSDH
- the LOC112886340 gene encoding uncharacterized protein LOC112886340 isoform X5 — encoded protein: MQNERASLHDVQTALHKYNRANNTMFELDEITVKYLFFEFGRACYHYNFTAKPDNHPSAGGSINRFFADINCPLEIKDDVLLCCIIGEKDAGQCHACEGYRPTMVHPSSRAYGGGYTTAIDYPDEDSSSSDSDH
- the LOC112886340 gene encoding uncharacterized protein LOC112886340 isoform X1, with the protein product MSVDDCIVPIPTPLCEGAPLLKAAARCGSLPSLFELDPYATAAAELGAASAWCGDAGKGGCTVGELPGTRSVPNRYHLAISSRDDPGGHRLRPLIPSRDDSGLNNLRPPALPKENHHNQGSAEALSALSLQELKDAVTRKPEQRYPSEVAASRTAPRGRYARSNAGWASKGRSTPEGYNREEHTWRFEYPYLPGTSPSSMVRAYRANFKAPVVVHPPKKKKSPEERNAA